In the genome of Streptomyces sp. NBC_00190, one region contains:
- a CDS encoding MmcQ/YjbR family DNA-binding protein, translating into MKSAVRTWEAVREFARGLPEAAEDHPWGPEDCVVKVNKKIFVFLGNADGPQPPGLAVKLTDEALHGHAMAAPGAEPTGYGLGRSGWVSVPLGEKGAPSVQVLCEWVEESYRTVALKRHVKELDARIQANG; encoded by the coding sequence ATGAAGTCCGCAGTGCGCACGTGGGAGGCGGTACGGGAGTTCGCCCGCGGGCTGCCGGAGGCCGCGGAGGACCACCCGTGGGGTCCGGAGGACTGCGTGGTGAAGGTCAACAAGAAGATCTTCGTCTTCCTGGGGAACGCCGACGGACCGCAGCCGCCCGGCCTGGCCGTCAAGCTCACCGACGAGGCGCTGCACGGGCACGCGATGGCCGCGCCCGGCGCGGAGCCCACCGGATACGGCCTGGGCCGGTCCGGCTGGGTCTCCGTTCCGCTGGGGGAGAAGGGGGCGCCCTCCGTGCAGGTGCTGTGCGAATGGGTGGAGGAGAGCTATCGCACCGTGGCCCTCAAGCGGCACGTCAAGGAGCTGGACGCCCGGATCCAGGCAAATGGCTAA
- a CDS encoding CaiB/BaiF CoA transferase family protein has translation MAVTGNGPLAGLRVVELAGIGPGPFAAMLLADLGADVVRVDRPGGGGLAVDPAYDITNRNKRSVLLDLKSADGPARVLDLVERADVLIEGFRPGVAERLGVGPADCHARNPKLVYGRMTGWGQEGPLAHTAGHDIAYIAVTGALGMIGNPGEPPAVPANLVGDYAGGSLYLVIGVLAALQHARTPGGAGQVVDAAIVDGTAHLTAMIHGMMAAGGWQDRRGANLLDGGCPFYGTYETSDGQYMAVGALEQQFYDTFTELLGIKEQAPARKDLARWGELREAVAARFKSRTREEWTEVFAGTDACVAPVLSLREAPHHPHLAARSTFTDFGGITQPAPAPRFSATPAAVTGGPAQPGADTESVARDWDVPGLTGKGA, from the coding sequence ATGGCAGTGACAGGTAACGGCCCGCTCGCGGGGCTGCGCGTCGTCGAGCTGGCGGGCATCGGCCCCGGCCCGTTCGCCGCCATGCTCCTGGCCGACCTGGGGGCGGACGTCGTACGGGTGGACCGGCCCGGCGGGGGCGGGCTCGCGGTCGATCCGGCCTACGACATCACGAACCGCAACAAGCGTTCCGTCCTGCTCGACCTCAAGTCGGCCGACGGCCCGGCCCGGGTCCTGGACCTCGTCGAGCGGGCCGACGTCCTCATCGAGGGCTTCCGCCCCGGCGTCGCCGAGCGGCTCGGCGTCGGCCCGGCCGACTGCCACGCCCGCAACCCGAAGCTGGTCTACGGCCGGATGACCGGCTGGGGCCAGGAGGGCCCCCTCGCCCACACCGCCGGGCACGACATCGCGTACATCGCCGTCACCGGGGCGCTGGGCATGATCGGCAACCCGGGCGAGCCCCCGGCGGTACCCGCCAACCTGGTCGGCGACTACGCGGGCGGCTCGCTCTACCTCGTGATCGGCGTCCTCGCCGCGCTCCAGCACGCCCGTACCCCCGGCGGCGCGGGCCAGGTCGTCGACGCGGCCATCGTCGACGGGACCGCCCACCTCACCGCCATGATCCACGGGATGATGGCGGCAGGCGGCTGGCAGGACCGGCGCGGGGCCAACCTCCTCGACGGCGGCTGCCCCTTCTACGGCACCTACGAGACCTCCGACGGCCAGTACATGGCGGTCGGCGCCCTGGAGCAGCAGTTCTACGACACCTTCACCGAGCTCCTCGGCATCAAGGAGCAGGCCCCGGCCCGTAAGGACCTCGCCCGCTGGGGCGAACTGCGCGAGGCCGTGGCCGCACGGTTCAAGTCCCGTACGCGCGAGGAGTGGACGGAGGTCTTCGCGGGTACCGACGCCTGCGTGGCGCCCGTGCTCTCGCTGCGCGAGGCCCCGCACCACCCGCACCTCGCGGCCCGCTCCACCTTCACCGACTTCGGCGGGATCACCCAGCCCGCCCCCGCGCCGCGCTTCTCGGCGACCCCGGCCGCCGTCACCGGCGGCCCCGCCCAGCCCGGGGCGGACACCGAATCCGTGGCCCGCGACTGGGACGTACCGGGCCTGACCGGGAAGGGTGCCTGA